The Parashewanella spongiae genome has a window encoding:
- a CDS encoding ribokinase, with amino-acid sequence MKNKIFILGSFNVDIVSYLDDFPLPGQTIEATNSEIICGGKGANQAYAASQNGVEVNFLTKIGKDGFAHFAKEQLGLRIKQNNYILETEKAATGVANIFVRGADKENQIVINLGANKCITEKEVQYYKSLIEESDILMVQLENNFDAIACALKLAHDANVTTLLNPAPISPQISRLLPLVDIIIPNETELQGLGKMPVSSLDETKKAVLAFSKSSGIQTIVVTRGAKGALCFQNNIFTLIPSIENVNVVDTTGAGDAFNGALAAKLANGLNLEEAARYANFYASLAVAGKGASNMPEGVGLLI; translated from the coding sequence ATGAAAAATAAAATATTTATTTTAGGTTCTTTTAATGTTGATATCGTATCTTACCTTGATGATTTTCCCCTCCCAGGGCAGACGATAGAAGCCACAAATAGTGAGATTATTTGTGGGGGGAAAGGAGCTAATCAAGCTTATGCTGCATCCCAAAATGGCGTTGAAGTAAATTTTCTTACCAAAATTGGCAAAGATGGTTTTGCACACTTTGCCAAAGAGCAGTTAGGTTTAAGAATAAAACAAAATAATTATATATTGGAAACAGAGAAAGCTGCGACAGGTGTGGCCAATATTTTTGTCCGAGGGGCAGATAAAGAAAACCAAATAGTGATAAACCTCGGTGCCAATAAATGCATTACTGAGAAAGAAGTGCAATACTATAAATCGCTGATTGAAGAGAGCGATATATTGATGGTTCAACTCGAAAATAACTTCGATGCAATTGCTTGTGCACTTAAATTAGCCCATGATGCGAACGTCACCACACTGCTTAACCCAGCACCTATATCTCCTCAAATATCAAGACTACTTCCACTGGTTGATATCATCATTCCAAATGAAACCGAATTGCAAGGCTTGGGTAAAATGCCAGTCTCATCATTGGATGAAACAAAAAAAGCCGTTTTAGCGTTTTCCAAATCATCCGGGATCCAAACTATCGTTGTGACTCGTGGTGCCAAAGGAGCACTTTGCTTTCAAAATAATATTTTTACGCTGATACCAAGTATTGAAAATGTGAATGTTGTCGATACTACAGGAGCCGGAGATGCCTTTAATGGCGCGTTAGCTGCAAAATTAGCAAATGGTTTAAACCTCGAAGAAGCGGCACGATACGCAAATTTTTACGCTTCACTCGCGGTTGCAGGAAAAGGCGCTTCAAACATGCCAGAAGGTGTTGGGCTTCTTATCTAA
- a CDS encoding OsmC family protein — MSEYFARINWVRHKSESYIDNQYSRAHEWIFDGGVIVQASSSPHIVPLPLSVEANVDPEEAFVASLSSCHMLFFLSIAAKRKYIVDSYTDDAVGIMEQDSDGKIAMTQVTLKPHIRFSGDKKPTFEQLEKMHHQSHEQCFIANSVKTKITTEIIM, encoded by the coding sequence ATGTCAGAGTATTTTGCCAGAATAAATTGGGTTCGACATAAAAGTGAAAGCTATATTGATAACCAATATAGTCGAGCCCATGAATGGATTTTTGACGGTGGTGTCATCGTACAAGCGTCTTCATCACCACACATTGTACCTCTACCACTTTCAGTTGAAGCTAATGTTGATCCTGAAGAAGCTTTTGTTGCATCCTTGTCCAGTTGTCACATGTTATTCTTTTTATCTATTGCTGCAAAAAGAAAGTATATAGTGGATTCCTATACTGATGATGCTGTAGGAATTATGGAGCAAGACAGCGATGGAAAAATTGCAATGACACAAGTTACGCTCAAACCCCATATTCGGTTTTCTGGTGATAAAAAACCAACATTCGAACAGCTCGAAAAAATGCACCATCAGTCTCATGAGCAATGCTTTATTGCAAATTCAGTAAAAACGAAAATCACCACAGAAATCATCATGTAG
- a CDS encoding RluA family pseudouridine synthase, with protein sequence MSEFPTSVYTIVDNFVASKCNGFVEILYQDDDILLINKPSGLFSLSGKNPLNWDSVHYRLVHGQEGLTPPFPDVKLPHRLDLGTSGIMVVGLNAESSQHLNKQFQARLIQKRYIAMLDGWVTDRHGKITAAIAKDKTLFPRVKICPEKGKAAVSEYIILQRLGEPKRTLVQYTPHTGRTHQLRIHSHEMGHPILGCDLYKNNQSEQMSDRLLLHACDLYFEHPISGKPFHGHCPYPF encoded by the coding sequence ATGTCCGAATTCCCGACTTCTGTATATACCATTGTTGATAATTTTGTTGCATCTAAATGCAATGGTTTTGTGGAAATTCTGTATCAAGACGATGATATTTTATTGATCAATAAACCCAGTGGATTATTCAGTTTATCTGGTAAAAACCCGCTCAATTGGGATTCTGTACATTATCGTTTAGTACATGGTCAAGAAGGCCTTACACCTCCTTTTCCTGACGTAAAATTACCACATAGACTCGATTTAGGCACATCTGGCATTATGGTCGTAGGTTTAAATGCTGAATCATCGCAACATCTTAATAAACAATTTCAAGCACGATTAATTCAAAAACGTTATATCGCTATGTTAGATGGCTGGGTTACTGATAGGCATGGCAAGATTACCGCCGCTATTGCAAAAGATAAAACCCTTTTCCCACGAGTAAAAATTTGTCCAGAAAAAGGTAAGGCTGCCGTCAGTGAATACATTATTTTGCAGCGATTAGGTGAGCCTAAGCGGACTTTAGTGCAATATACACCACATACAGGCCGTACACATCAGTTACGAATCCACAGCCATGAAATGGGACATCCTATCCTTGGCTGTGACTTATATAAAAATAATCAAAGTGAACAAATGTCAGACCGACTACTTTTACACGCCTGTGATTTGTATTTTGAGCACCCAATAAGTGGTAAACCATTTCATGGTCATTGCCCTTACCCATTTTAG